CACATGtagcagaatgacaataaagatcAACTTGAACTTGATGACTGGTTAGTTAATTAGTTCAAATGTCAGTTAAATGttttgtcgttgttgttgtttttcttttaagaactTTATTCCAAAGACCCCAAAGTACAACAATCATCTATTTTTAAAAGTGTCTGGATAAGGCATCTAGAGTTTTAATCAAACATGTTAATCCATCAATATACAGCGAAAAAagtttttaagcatatttttagACCCTTTATAATAAAGTGATAAAGTCATACTGTTCATGCTGTTGttcaaaaaaacagaaaagaccCAAATTCccatttatgggaggagagtgtTAAAAGGAATCACATGATTTACTAATGTTTATGCTCATCAAATTAATggtatttgcaccattatttCATGCccaaaaagcatgttttaaagCAGGTGGTAATTTGTAGATTGAGCTGGTCATGATGGAGTATGTTCTAttgcatctgtgttctttaaAGTGACTAAGCATtgcttttacatttatacatcttttccccaaagtgacttaaaaatatGGAACATCACTGGAAATGTGAAATGAAAGCTGTCAACATCTCCAAGTTTATTAATGGATTATTACATGGATTATTACATGTATATTATCTCAGCCGAACAGATGGAGGCCGAAAATCATAGCATGTTCAGCCATTCGTCTCTGTGTTTAACGGTGCTTCTGTTCTCTTTCAGTCATCTTGGTTTTGTCTCCGCTCTGACAAACTCTTGTGTGTAACAATGCTTTGCCCATGCAGGACATTGAAATGATTCCTTCTGATTAAACACTGCAGTGGTCAGTCAGGTGTCTGCGCTGTTATTACTCAGTAAAGGCTGACTGGATTCAGCTTGTTCTACAGGATTTGGACCATCCATGATTTTAAGTGGACTCAGATCACCAGCTCCAGGATTGAAGAGAGGAACGATTGATCCAGAGAATCTGCTGCTGATGGTCAGGAGATGTTTTCTCTCTTTGACGTTGTAAAATGACAGCTGTCCATCATCATAATTCAACAAAACTCCCAGTCGTTCAGGTCTCGGTGTCAGAGAGAGTTTAACTGATTGATCAGTGTTTGTGTGAAAGCCATTAGGACCGTCTGAACACAAGAAGCAGGAACCGTTTGATGGAGTTAAACCAGATCTGTCTCTTGCAGTTAAATTTCCATCTTTCATCACACCAATTAACCAGTAGTTTTTGGGAGGAGTATTTTCTTGTGCGAGATCTACTTCCCAATAGTGACGACCGGAGGAGAATCTTTGGGCTCCAAAAGCACATAATTGATATGGAAATCCCTGTCCGGTGTGATTATAATCAGCACTGTCCCTCACAGTTTTACAGTCCTGAGAAACCTTCAGATCTGGATGTAGACGCTCACGGTCAATAGTGATCTCAACTGTGAGGAAACAATACATTAGAAACAACTATTAACTTGTGTGTGAGTTGATGCTTACACTTATATGCATATGTTACTGAGACGATATAATatatgcttaaataaataaaccaaacctGCATGTTGCCTCAATTCTTCTATAGTCATATCTTCcacaactaaaatgaaaacaaaccttTTTAGAAAGACAAGTACAGTTGTAAAAGGGGACATAGAATAAGCATAAATACTTTATGAAATATTGCCACTTATGGAGGGTTGTACATTTCATTCTAGTAGACATTTATAAGAAATTATGTTTCAAATAGTTTGTAAATTAAACAGTGAAGTCCAAAAATCTGATACCAAACTGAAAATCTGAGATTGTGATATAAATTAAGCAAaccatttttacacatttttaatgtgtttgtggaTAGTAACAGTTACTGGTTCACTTCAATTACAGTTACAAGAACTTTTACCTTTTTTTCCCAGTGTATCCATAGTTACTTCCTCACAatctaaaatgacagaaaatatcaTTGGAGGGACACATTTTCTTTCACATATTCACTTCTAGTGCCATTAATGTTTAACAAACTATCCACTGAGTTCTAATGTCTTAGGctcagggtcaaaggtcatttCTCAGGATGTCATTACACATTAAGGGAGCCCAGCTCAATTGTGTAAAACTACTTTGTCAGTTTATTCAGTCAATCCAGCAACTAGTATTCATCCTTTTTATGCATCAGATGGTTTTAAAACAGCAACTTCTTCTTTCTAGTAGGGACATTATTTATGGACAGGGTGGCAACACTGAAATAAAGCAATGCCATATGTAACCGGCAGAGTAGTCACTGTCTGGGTGAAGTTTGTCCCTCTGCAGCTACGGTAGCTGTGGTGTGTTTCTATGAACCTGCTTGTCGTAGGTTAGGTATTCAGCAGTTAATAAGCAACGTATATCTTGGTGTGAGAGGCATCAGGTGGTGTAGTCAAGAACCGTTAAGCCTAGATATGGTTAAAGTTCTCTAAAGTCAcacatagaagaaccatttttgcttccacaaagaaccattcagtcaaagaaccatctctttcttacctttttatattcTGAAGAACCATCTTTTGCCACAAATAACTTTTTGTAGAACAGACATGTttaaaggttcttctatggcaggCGTTCTCAAAGCTCTCCATGAGGTACCCCCATCACTGCACGTTTTGTATGTCTCTCTATATCTGACACACATCCACGTCAGGTCTTGCAATCTCCACTAATGAGAAGCTTAGTTGAATCATGATagatgagagacacacacagaatgTGCTGGATGTCCTCCAGCACATATTTGAGAACCACTTCTCTATGGGATCGTGAACAACCTTGATTATTAAGAGTGCATCAATGCATGGTTCATGTTGATTTCTGGCCTGATACTGAATTCTGGTTAGATATAATGTTTTATTGCAATAATATCTATATATCAGGGCTTGACATCGACACCTGCCAACCCATGAAATGGATAAACAGTTTGAAAGTTTGATTTCCAAGTGTGTGTGGAAACGAAAAGCCCCTTTTCACTGATTAGTAAAGCGAGCATCAAACGGTGCCATCAACATGTGGTCTTCAGTTTTGTGCAACAGATTACGAGTCCTCTACTGTTAATGTGTTTATTGCAACTCCTGTCATCTCCCTTTCATCAAGCAACCTTGGCTTGACACAGACCATACTGGGGCAGCACTTAGACGGGGCTTACTTCTGTGTAGGCTTTGTTTCTCTATGTCAAATACTAGGTGTTTATTACAGAAATCTGTATGTACCTCAGATCTGCAGCCACATTACACTTTTagtccatttatttttattaagctgTCCAGTTATAAAAATCTGTTTGGCAAAGCTGCGGGATCTTTATATTATTGTGAAGCACAGAGCAGTATGGGTTTACTGTTAATATCAAGCTATCGTACCAGGTAATTAATGCAGATCTGAGGTTCATATTTCTGCAATAAGCACCTAATATTTGCCATAGAGAAACAATGCCTACACATAAGTAAACCCTGTCCATTTGTAAGTCTGGTTGTTTGATGAgagaaacattaattttttatatttttatgtttttgaaaaaaaaaatctgttttcaatattgaatcCAAAAATGACTATATACGGACCTCACATACTGTTTTCTtgcaataattgtaatatttgtataatggcatatttttaattacatgacTGAAAGCAAATATTACTGATACCACTACTACTGATTTAATCAAACAGacacaatattttgtttaaagcgctatataaaaataaaggtgttgATGTCTCTATGAAATAGAATTTTTTCCCCTAATATTTAATCATTGACTATAGCCATGCAAGGGTTCATCTGATTAGTGACTATGCTTGGATGAAAAATTGTTAATTTTACTTACTTGGATCTGCTGGATTCTTCCCtgcaaaacagttaaaaatatcaTGAAATGACAAGATTTTGGATAAATTAAAACTGAAGACTAGATATTTTGATTATAAAATCTTTCTGCCAAATTGTACCTGTTAGTCTGTCTCTGTATTTGTAGAGAAACAACCCAACCAAACCCAGAAGAGCACAGATGAGAAAGGTGAGGAAAAGAGCCTTCCATGGACCTGATGAGTCTGAGAATCAAAATCAAATGAATGTaaacacttttaatatatatatatatatatatatattaggttaaCATAAAAGGCCATTTGCAacctatttttcatttaaaacaaaatcatcaaaaataaatataatggatgtgatttaatttgttttaagagAGAatgctgatgtaaaaaaaaaactgtatcagGAACAACAGAACTAGGAAAACTaactatttaaaaagtatattgatttataatatatatatatatatatatatatatatatatatatatatatatatatatatatatatatatatatatatatatatatatattacaactaattatattcataaaaaaaattaaattaaagaaaccccaagttaaggtaaaaaaaaaaaaaaacatgttggaaacTATCATAGGGCTGAAGTTCAAGCAACCTTGATCACTTTGCATCAGACTTGGTTACTAATGTATCCTTGGTTCTCTGAGATAATTGGAACAAGCATTGCATCCATTTTAACTGATACAATGGGGAAACACTTGTTTCTCCAAAAAAGgctattttatttaagttatttttataagCTGATTGAATTTTGTCTTGTGCACTTCACAGTCAAATAGCATTTCATCCCACCAAAACAGGATGGGCCATCTGTCTAAATAAGCCAGCTCTGATTGAAATGCAgtgtaccagcccaaagtccctagttcctgggtaaagttccagcggtGGAAATGCAGCTTTAGAGTGAAAGCACAACTTGACCAAGACCAAGATGCTCAAGCCACAAGGTCTGAGAACAAGTCTGTTTAGACGGAGAAGACCCATGCCTGAAGGGCAGGGATGTCCAAGCTACAAGACCTGGCTGCTGCACAGTTGTCACCAGTGGAAACTCTGGGTTGGCAAATATTCCCTTTGCCTGGGAAATGAGGTCCTTTCTCAGGGGAAATGACCAGGGGGATGCTGACTGTAAATGTGCCATTTCACAGAAACACGTTGTTACGCCAGAGTGAGGGCACTAGAAGAACTGAGCAGCTGTCCTCCCTGACTCATCAGATGACTTGGGAGCAACGTCATACAGGCACAAACTAGCCAAAAATAGTCATTCATCGAAGTGGTTCAGGATGCACACTTCCTTCTATCTCAGAGGGTGAGAGGGTTACATTCACACACTTTGCAAAAGTCTGCAGTGCCAGGGACAGTCTGAACGGAAGGACAGGGTATTGGCAAGCCAGTATTTTGAATGTAAAACTCAGGAATAGTCTTATATTAGGGATCTTTCATAccaactaacaaaaaaaaacaatcctttGGGCAAACCTGGAAAAGGAATTGTTTCAGTGTTAACATTCTGAATGCTTTATCAGGCCATGGTTCAAAAGTCTTAGATGAAGGATGGGCCTGAGGCCATCATATGTTTTTGGAATGAGTTAGTAGCATCTGTAGCACTATGAGCTGGAGGGACTGTCTCCACGTCTTCCCACGCTAGCATTCTCTACTTCATTAGTGACACACTGATTTTCTGTTGAACACTCCAAAGCTACATTGACACAATCTGTAATGTATACATAAAGGTGACTAGACTTGACTTTAGTCTGTAGAATATGACCATCCCTGCCCCAGACCAAAGTTTGGACCATGCCCCTTAAGCAGAGATATCAGCAGAGAGTAACCTCATTTGATTGTTTACAGGACTTAACTCAACACATCTGGAATGGCTTCCCAAGCTTGACTCAGGTTGTCGAGGGGCCAAAGTGTTTTGAGCAGCAGATTGCTGCACTGAGGCAGAAAGTTGACTTGCATGTTACTGTGAAGTGAAGAAGTGCTCTCTTTGcaaaggtattttttttattattattttgtctgctAATAAAAGCACTGGGTAGCATGGCTGCATGCACATTTAGTGGGACAGCCCCATTGTTTACTACAAACACAAAGCGTCCAAAGCCTGACATGTAACAGATGGTTTGAAGTCAAACGTGAAAATTACCAGAGGGAGGCCTGCCACAGTGGGACATAGCACTCTCCTTTTCACCCTTGATGTAACAGTGGGCAGTATTATGTTGCTTTGGGTTGAGGCTAAGCAGATGATGGTGCCGGCTTCATGGGCTTCATTGGTGGAACCCTCTGGTGATTTTAAGCAGCTACTGAGCTGGATCGCTTGGGCAGGAAGTAAAGCAGTAAAGTGCTTCTGGCCTGCAGTGAATTGCTCAGCAAACCGTCCACCAAAGGAACAAACGGACCAGTGGGGGAGACTAGGAAGTCGAGGAAGGCAGCTTTGTCAGCCTCCTTGATCTTAGATTTAAATATAGGGGGTGCTCGAAGATTACCAAGTTGGCCATTGTTATGCTCACAGGTAAGCAGACAGGTAAGTTGCCCTGTGCCTCTCCCTGAAAGAGACAGGATCCAGGCCAAGCAGAGATGTGCATTGATAACCTCCTTGGGGAAGCTTATCGTCCCACTATCAATGGAGGTAAAAGTGGCAGAGGCTGAGGAGCAGACGTAGGCCCTCTGGCATCTGTTGGAGACACCCCAGCAGGTGATTGTCGAGGTGACTGCTGGAGGACTCTTCTGGGGCCGACCACTCTAGACCAAGCACCTCAACAGACTTGGTAAGGACAGATGAGCATACTATCTAATCCGGTCCTGACCTCACACAGTTCCTAGGGTGGAAGAGCCCTCCATAGAGCCCAACTACTCCATAAAAAGCCACCAGCGACATGGTCTCATAGGCTAAACCATCCTTGCATGAGCATGAGGGGCGGGAATGCCTTCTTTAAAGAAAGAGATCCGTGAGTGGAGCTGTGAGAGCATACTCTCGCAGTGAGAGCAACTTGTCTCAGTGAGCATGGCTTCAACATAAGCTTTCCCCATACAGGCCATGCACTCAACATGCTAATCCGAGGTATGCAGGGGTGCTCTGCATGCGCAACCATATTGATAAGGAAATCACATACATCCTGGCATGAGGCAAGTTAATTTGTTATCTAACCTGAGGATATGATGGCTTGTACATCAATCCTACTTTCTTGTAACTCTCCAGTTCTAAGGGAGATTGAACATGAGACCAGATGAGCATCTGAGTGAGAGATGGCCATCCAACTGTGGACAGAGAACATTTTGTCTGTTCCACGACTGTGAGATGATCCTCCAGGACGAAGAACCCTTCCATCAACTGATGTCCATTTGATGTTGGGCTCTGGATACCAGCCACTGGACTTGCAGCTGATGTTCACACGCCCATCATCAAGAAGCTTTGGAACAAGGACAGGAGTGGATCCGAAACCTGGAGAAGAGACAGATGTTCAGATAATCTCTATCCATCATCTTGAAGCAGCTGAACattacatcattatttatttaaacaataagaTTTCTTCTCATCGatcaaactgaaaaaatattatttcgaTGTATTTAATGTTTGGCTAAACTATTGCTTTATTGACGTGTAAATGCTTGCTAACCTTTGATTTTGAGTAGCACCTCTTCTTTGCCATATGCACTTTCTCCACTCACATAACAGTGAAATGAACCTTCATCCTGAAGTGTGAGTTTCTCCAGCCGTAGAGAGACGTCTCCCTCATTCAGTCCACCAGACTGATCTGACCGCAGAGTCAAAGAGCTTCGGTTCCTGTATGATTCCTCCTGGACGTCCTGGATCTTTCCATGATTATAGAGCAGAACAGTGTTGTTGAACTGATCGTGACGGTACCAGCGGATCTCCAGAGCTTCAGCGTTCTCCGGAGGAGAGATCCAGCAGGGAAGAATCACTGCAGATCCCACATGACCCACTACAGGATCACCAGGAACCAATACAGTCAATGACACTGAAAGACATAGAGTTAAATATACtatgtattaattaaatgtacaCACTGAATTAAGTACACTTTGCAGATACCACACAGCATGTGATAAGTGCCAAACACAGACAACAGACAGCAGAATTATTAGTGTTATTAGATTAAggcagattagattagattagattagattagatttgcaGAGTTATTAGATTAAGGCTGTCTATGTAGGATATTTATGCAATGAATATGACTGTTAAATATTGTTATAACCGCCTGTATAGCTGATGTTTGTGAGCTAATAAGGCACGCTGAGGTGGATTGAGCGCGAAACGGCGGGAGTTTGTAGTTCGGGTCAGATACATCAAAAACAAGTAAACCAATGCACTAGTTACTTAACTGGAGGGAGgggaggggggagagagagagagagagagagcatgcacGTGCACTTCTGTTGTGTGATCTTTGATGCTCACTTAGCAGCACACGCTTTAGAATTAAAACTAAATCTTAAAAATAGACAATTTATAGGGGCATTTCTTTTCAATCTTAGGTGTTTCTGCATTAGATGAGTGGCTACGGAATATAAATCGCAGCAcgtttcaggtaaaaaaaaaacgaaaacaaaaaaaCGCAAATTCTATTATAGTACATCTACAAGTCACTCTTCAGTACAGAAGCTCTGATGCTATTAAATTACAGATGATGAACCCATGGAGCAAAAAGTGACAATTTAAGTCTGGGGTAAAAAATTGAAGGTGAGGTTTGCATGAACCTGCATGACAGCATGCCAAGGAGACTACAGACACGCCCCCATATTTCACTATCGAAAGTTCCAAAAATAGAAGTATAGGAATCGAGCGAGTACTGGAAAAAGTGggtattggtgcatccctagtctatatattaatttaatattttaaaggtgTTGTCACATTTACTCTTGTTCAGCAAATTGTTGTAAGAATTTAAATGAGAAcctgtaatttttcattttttgagaTTTCCCCACTCAGCCCCTGAACTTGCGAACTGAATATACACCTAATGGAAACGTGTCAATTTCCCTTATATTGCTCACATTTTTTGGTGGTTTTTTCAAGCAATGCAAGAAGGAATAACTCACAAAACTGCAAtagaaaaacaatttttttcccaCATTTAGAGGACAAATGGCTTGTGTAAAAATTCAAATGATCATTCTTCAATGTACTATAACCTCCTAGACACACTTCACATGCGGCTGCTCTCCAATATAAGGGGCTTTCATGCATCCATGCTACATTTCAGCCATATTAAACTCACTGTGTAAATGCATCCAAATACCACTTCACCTGCTTTCTTCTTTGGCAGTGGAAAGATCAATCGTGTtcatactgatttcatttgattggtaAAAAGCCCTATAAGGTGTTATTATATTAAGTTCaactattaataaaatgtaagaatttagtATGCTAGATTAAGAAAATACCCTAAATAAGCCtacaaaatctaattaaataaatgttagtaTGCAGTAACTTTagtcataaaaaatgtaatatctcAAAATAGAAAATTGTGGCCGATGAAATTCTGAGAGGCTAAATTTGGATAACTACTAGCCACAGTGACTGGTGAGCACAAAAGTTCCCTCTCATAGGTTCACTTCAATGCTCCCATGACATCGCTATGGATCACCTCCAGGTGTGA
This sequence is a window from Carassius auratus strain Wakin unplaced genomic scaffold, ASM336829v1 scaf_tig00029845, whole genome shotgun sequence. Protein-coding genes within it:
- the LOC113079916 gene encoding butyrophilin subfamily 1 member A1-like; its protein translation is MSIITILLLMNLFIETSVSLTVLVPGDPVVGHVGSAVILPCWISPPENAEALEIRWYRHDQFNNTVLLYNHGKIQDVQEESYRNRSSLTLRSDQSGGLNEGDVSLRLEKLTLQDEGSFHCYVSGESAYGKEEVLLKIKGFGSTPVLVPKLLDDGRVNISCKSSGWYPEPNIKWTSVDGRVLRPGGSSHSRGTDKMFSVHSWMAISHSDAHLVSCSISLRTGELQESRIDVQAIISSGPWKALFLTFLICALLGLVGLFLYKYRDRLTGKNPADPNLRFVFILVVEDMTIEELRQHAVEITIDRERLHPDLKVSQDCKTVRDSADYNHTGQGFPYQLCAFGAQRFSSGRHYWEVDLAQENTPPKNYWLIGVMKDGNLTARDRSGLTPSNGSCFLCSDGPNGFHTNTDQSVKLSLTPRPERLGVLLNYDDGQLSFYNVKERKHLLTISSRFSGSIVPLFNPGAGDLSPLKIMDGPNPVEQAESSQPLLSNNSADT